In one window of Acidovorax sp. HDW3 DNA:
- the minD gene encoding septum site-determining protein MinD: MAKIVVVTSGKGGVGKTTTSAAFASGLALAGHKTAVIDFDVGLRNLDLIMGCERRVVYDLINVIQGEANLHQALIKDKQCDNLFVLAASQTRDKDALVLEGVEKVLKDLAEMGFEYIVCDSPAGIESGALMAMHFADEALVVTNPEVSSVRDSDRILGMLASKTRRAIEGGEPIKERLLITRYNPSRVQEGQMLSIEDIQDILRIPLIGVIPESEAVLQASNQGLPAIHLAGTDVADAYKDVVARFFGEERPLRFIDAVKPGFFKRMFGGR, from the coding sequence ATGGCAAAAATCGTCGTCGTCACCTCCGGCAAAGGGGGCGTGGGCAAGACCACCACCAGCGCGGCCTTCGCCTCCGGCCTGGCGCTGGCGGGGCACAAAACCGCCGTTATCGACTTTGACGTCGGCCTGCGCAACCTCGATCTCATCATGGGCTGCGAGCGGCGCGTGGTGTACGACCTCATCAACGTCATCCAGGGCGAGGCCAACCTGCACCAGGCGCTCATCAAAGACAAGCAGTGCGACAACCTGTTCGTGCTCGCCGCCAGCCAGACGCGTGACAAGGACGCGCTGGTGCTCGAAGGCGTGGAAAAAGTCCTCAAAGACCTGGCCGAAATGGGCTTTGAGTACATCGTCTGCGACTCGCCCGCCGGCATCGAGAGCGGCGCCCTCATGGCCATGCACTTTGCCGACGAGGCCCTGGTGGTGACCAACCCGGAAGTCTCCTCGGTGCGCGACTCCGACCGCATCCTGGGCATGTTGGCGAGCAAGACCCGCCGCGCCATCGAGGGCGGCGAGCCCATCAAGGAACGCCTCTTGATCACGCGCTACAACCCCAGTCGCGTACAGGAGGGGCAGATGCTGAGCATCGAGGACATTCAGGACATTCTGCGCATCCCGCTGATCGGTGTCATCCCCGAATCCGAAGCCGTGCTCCAAGCCTCCAACCAGGGCCTGCCCGCCATCCACCTCGCCGGCACCGACGTGGCGGATGCCTACAAGGACGTGGTGGCGCGCTTTTTCGGCGAGGAGCGCCCGCTGCGCTTCATCGACGCCGTGAAGCCCGGTTTTTTCAAACGCATGTTCGGCGGGAGGTAA
- the minE gene encoding cell division topological specificity factor MinE, translated as MSLLSMFMGEKKKSAHVAKERLQIILAHERSGRGPSQPDYLPALQRELMAVISKYVKIDSSDLKVHFERQDNLEVLEVKIELPEQGSSAPAPLR; from the coding sequence ATGTCTTTGCTGTCGATGTTCATGGGCGAGAAGAAAAAATCGGCCCATGTCGCCAAGGAGCGGCTGCAGATCATCCTCGCGCACGAGCGCAGCGGCCGTGGCCCGAGCCAGCCGGACTACCTGCCAGCGCTGCAGCGCGAGCTGATGGCGGTGATCTCCAAGTACGTCAAGATCGATTCGAGCGACCTCAAGGTGCACTTCGAGCGCCAGGACAACCTGGAAGTGCTCGAAGTCAAGATCGAGCTGCCCGAGCAGGGCAGCAGCGCACCCGCGCCGCTGCGCTGA
- a CDS encoding flavin reductase family protein — protein sequence MFATGVTIVTARGPQGEPVGLTASSFNSVSLTPPLVLWSLAHHTSALAVFQGATHYAINVLTVAQRPLAERFATRGIDRWAGVAYSEGASGAPLLQGAAAVFECANRSQYVEGDHTIFVGEVLHCTHQGGSSPLLYHGGMFYTEHPLGSISPQALRPAHK from the coding sequence ATGTTTGCCACTGGGGTGACCATCGTCACCGCGCGCGGGCCGCAGGGCGAGCCGGTGGGGCTGACCGCCAGCTCGTTCAACTCCGTCTCGCTCACACCGCCCCTGGTGCTGTGGAGCCTGGCGCACCACACGTCGGCGCTGGCGGTGTTCCAGGGCGCCACGCATTACGCCATCAACGTGCTGACGGTGGCGCAGCGCCCGCTGGCCGAGCGCTTTGCCACACGCGGCATCGACCGCTGGGCAGGCGTGGCTTACAGCGAGGGCGCATCGGGCGCGCCGCTGCTGCAAGGGGCGGCAGCGGTGTTTGAATGCGCCAATCGCAGCCAGTACGTCGAGGGCGATCACACCATCTTCGTCGGCGAGGTGCTGCACTGCACGCACCAGGGCGGCAGCAGCCCGCTGCTGTACCACGGCGGCATGTTCTACACCGAGCATCCGCTGGGGAGCATCTCGCCGCAGGCGTTGCGTCCGGCGCATAAGTGA
- a CDS encoding M14 family zinc carboxypeptidase — MTEPFSLLWRRAGAALTCSLPLWAAANTPATPPRPSSRPLAEPCTRAWLARLPGINQAQCQALQLVPSGARSRLGRPLLLRDLPAPAGSTTPLRVLVVGAIHGDELTAAALALQWLALAEKSPRSVHWRFIPLLNPDGLLAKRPTRVNARGVDLNRNFATPGWERDAPLYWEKRTRKDPRRWPGPAPLSEPETQFLQAQLQEFSPQLVVSIHAPYGVLDFDGPHTPPQRLGRLHLERVGLFPGSLGHYGSVQQGLPVVTIELEHAQKMPRPTDVQAMWHDLLRWMDQRLQPALAHSDEKPQKR; from the coding sequence ATGACCGAGCCGTTTTCCCTTCTCTGGCGCCGCGCCGGCGCCGCACTCACCTGCAGCCTGCCGCTGTGGGCCGCCGCCAACACCCCCGCCACCCCGCCCCGCCCCTCGTCCCGCCCCCTGGCCGAGCCCTGCACCCGCGCCTGGCTGGCACGCCTGCCGGGCATCAACCAGGCGCAATGCCAGGCGCTGCAGCTCGTGCCCAGCGGCGCACGCTCGCGCCTGGGGCGGCCACTGCTGCTGCGCGATTTGCCAGCCCCAGCGGGCAGCACCACACCGCTGCGCGTGCTGGTGGTGGGCGCCATCCACGGTGATGAACTCACGGCTGCCGCCCTGGCACTGCAATGGCTGGCGCTGGCCGAAAAAAGCCCGCGCTCGGTGCACTGGCGCTTTATCCCGCTGCTCAACCCCGACGGCCTGCTGGCCAAGCGCCCCACGCGGGTGAACGCGCGCGGCGTCGATCTCAACCGCAACTTCGCCACCCCGGGCTGGGAGCGCGACGCACCGCTGTACTGGGAAAAGCGCACCCGCAAAGACCCGCGCCGCTGGCCCGGGCCGGCGCCACTGTCCGAGCCCGAGACGCAGTTCCTGCAAGCGCAGCTGCAGGAATTTTCCCCGCAGCTGGTCGTGAGCATCCACGCGCCGTACGGCGTGCTCGACTTCGACGGCCCGCACACACCGCCGCAGCGCCTGGGCCGCCTGCACCTCGAACGCGTCGGCCTGTTCCCCGGCTCCCTGGGCCACTACGGCAGCGTGCAGCAAGGGCTGCCGGTGGTCACCATCGAGCTCGAACACGCCCAAAAAATGCCCCGCCCCACCGACGTCCAAGCCATGTGGCACGACCTGCTGCGCTGGATGGACCAGCGCCTGCAGCCCGCCCTGGCGCACAGCGACGAAAAGCCACAAAAAAGATAG
- a CDS encoding D-amino acid dehydrogenase encodes MKTIVLGAGIIGISTAWHLRERGHEVTVIDRQPDAALETSFANAAQISVSYCEPWANRQAPWKALKWMFDPEAPLLWRPQLDAQQWRWCLQFLGQCNDRAFERNVAQIVALGAYSHQAHKALVQQLGIDYHRLERGIAHFYTDQQSFEDAAQAVEVMRRYGVQRRVVSREELFQIEPAFQAYGAHITGGTYTRSDESGDAREFTQQLARHCAAQGVEFLYGQAVQRLHKDGNAIKSVAIRAVSESARGQKEQILQADAVVVACGSYSAPLLRGVGVDLPIYPGKGYSATFPILRPEAAPVVSAIDDGKKIAMSRLGNFLRVAGTIELNGWGMDLNSHLGRARCHMLSRRIETILPGVCDTRTPEEGGDPQYWMGLRPATPTNIPFIGQTRVAGLWVNAGHGTLGWTHGAGSGKALAELISGERPAMAFDFLGEGRQRQHRRAAVGT; translated from the coding sequence ATGAAAACCATTGTCCTGGGCGCCGGCATCATCGGCATCAGCACCGCCTGGCATTTGCGCGAGCGCGGCCACGAGGTCACCGTCATCGACCGCCAGCCGGACGCGGCGCTGGAGACGAGTTTTGCCAACGCGGCGCAGATCTCGGTCAGCTACTGCGAGCCCTGGGCGAACCGCCAGGCGCCGTGGAAAGCGCTCAAGTGGATGTTCGACCCCGAGGCACCGCTGCTGTGGCGCCCGCAGCTCGACGCGCAGCAGTGGCGCTGGTGCCTGCAGTTCCTGGGCCAGTGCAACGACCGCGCTTTTGAGCGCAACGTGGCGCAAATTGTCGCCCTGGGCGCCTACAGCCACCAGGCGCACAAGGCGCTGGTGCAGCAGCTGGGCATCGACTACCACCGCCTCGAGCGCGGCATTGCGCATTTCTACACCGACCAGCAATCGTTCGAGGACGCCGCGCAGGCCGTCGAAGTGATGCGCCGCTACGGCGTGCAGCGGCGCGTCGTCTCGCGCGAGGAGCTGTTCCAGATCGAGCCCGCCTTCCAAGCCTACGGCGCGCACATCACCGGCGGCACCTACACCCGCAGCGACGAGAGCGGCGACGCGCGCGAGTTCACCCAGCAGCTGGCGCGCCACTGCGCCGCGCAGGGCGTGGAGTTTCTCTACGGCCAGGCCGTGCAGCGGTTGCACAAAGACGGTAATGCTATTAAATCTGTAGCTATTCGCGCAGTCTCAGAAAGCGCTAGAGGCCAAAAAGAGCAGATATTGCAGGCGGACGCCGTGGTCGTCGCCTGCGGCAGCTACAGCGCGCCGCTGCTGCGCGGCGTGGGGGTTGATTTGCCGATCTACCCCGGCAAGGGCTACAGCGCCACCTTCCCCATCCTGCGCCCGGAGGCGGCGCCCGTGGTTTCGGCGATTGACGACGGCAAGAAGATTGCCATGAGCCGCCTGGGCAACTTCCTGCGCGTGGCCGGCACCATCGAGCTCAACGGCTGGGGCATGGATTTGAACAGCCACCTCGGGCGCGCGCGCTGCCACATGCTGTCGCGGCGCATCGAAACCATCCTGCCCGGCGTGTGCGACACGCGCACGCCCGAGGAGGGCGGCGACCCTCAGTACTGGATGGGCCTGCGCCCGGCAACGCCGACCAACATCCCCTTCATCGGCCAGACCCGCGTCGCCGGCCTGTGGGTCAACGCCGGCCACGGCACCCTGGGCTGGACGCACGGCGCCGGCTCGGGCAAGGCGCTCGCTGAGCTCATCAGCGGCGAGCGCCCGGCGATGGCGTTCGACTTCCTGGGCGAAGGCCGCCAGCGCCAGCACCGCCGGGCAGCGGTGGGTACATAG
- a CDS encoding LysR family transcriptional regulator ArgP encodes MSSYDPAALECLAAIVEEGGFERAAQRLHITQSAVSQRLRALESQVGSVLIVRSRPLKATPAGQLLLKHCQQLRLLRADLERDLRDLTPGSAGGLREDERIALAINADSIATWAPDALQPLVQDGLPLEVIADDQDFTPEWLRSGQVLGCVTTLAQALRGCKVLPLGAMRYVAVAAPDYAQAHLPQGLTAHNFHRVPFLSYNRKDDMQAEFVARCFGLPRVALGHIYLPSSEGQVRAVRAGWGVGVVPELLARSALAQGELVNLAPAFALPIALYWHCWNLQSALLDALTGALTAHAAQVLDAA; translated from the coding sequence ATGAGCAGCTACGACCCCGCCGCCCTCGAATGCCTGGCCGCCATCGTCGAAGAAGGCGGTTTTGAGCGCGCCGCGCAGCGCCTGCACATCACGCAGTCGGCCGTCTCGCAGCGCCTGCGCGCGCTCGAATCACAGGTGGGTTCGGTGCTCATCGTGCGCAGCCGCCCGCTCAAGGCAACGCCGGCGGGGCAGCTGCTGCTCAAGCACTGCCAGCAACTGCGCCTGCTGCGCGCCGACCTCGAACGCGACCTGCGCGACCTGACCCCGGGCAGTGCCGGCGGCCTGCGCGAGGACGAGCGCATTGCCTTGGCCATCAACGCCGACAGCATCGCCACCTGGGCGCCCGACGCCCTGCAGCCGCTGGTGCAGGACGGCCTGCCGCTGGAGGTGATTGCCGACGACCAGGACTTCACGCCCGAATGGCTGCGCTCGGGCCAGGTGCTCGGCTGCGTGACGACGCTGGCGCAGGCGCTGCGCGGCTGCAAGGTGCTGCCGCTGGGCGCCATGCGCTACGTCGCCGTGGCCGCGCCCGACTACGCCCAGGCGCATCTGCCGCAGGGGCTGACGGCGCACAACTTTCACCGTGTGCCGTTTCTCTCCTACAACCGCAAAGACGACATGCAGGCGGAGTTTGTCGCCCGCTGCTTTGGCCTGCCGCGCGTGGCGCTGGGCCACATCTACCTGCCCAGCTCCGAAGGCCAGGTGCGCGCCGTGCGCGCCGGCTGGGGCGTGGGCGTGGTGCCCGAGCTGCTGGCGCGCAGCGCGCTGGCGCAGGGCGAATTGGTCAACCTGGCACCCGCTTTTGCGCTGCCGATTGCGCTTTACTGGCATTGCTGGAACCTGCAATCGGCGCTGCTCGACGCCCTCACCGGCGCCCTCACCGCGCACGCCGCGCAGGTGCTGGACGCGGCCTGA
- a CDS encoding universal stress protein, with protein sequence MKILLAIDGSPYTKKMLAYLSTHEELIAGTHQFTALTVQSPLPPRARAALGKAVVEQYYAEQGEKVLAPVSKYLERHKVQFTPQIKVGAAGETIAKVATEGEFDLIVMGTQGHGALGKLVMGSVSTQVLASCQVPVLLVR encoded by the coding sequence ATGAAAATCCTTCTGGCCATCGACGGCAGCCCGTACACCAAAAAAATGCTCGCCTACCTGAGTACGCACGAGGAGCTGATCGCTGGCACGCACCAGTTCACCGCCCTGACGGTGCAGTCGCCCCTGCCTCCGCGCGCGCGCGCCGCCCTGGGCAAGGCGGTGGTGGAGCAGTACTACGCCGAGCAGGGCGAGAAGGTGCTGGCGCCGGTGTCCAAGTACCTGGAGCGCCACAAGGTGCAGTTCACGCCGCAGATCAAGGTCGGCGCCGCTGGCGAGACCATTGCCAAGGTGGCCACCGAGGGCGAGTTCGACCTCATCGTCATGGGCACGCAAGGCCACGGCGCGCTCGGCAAGCTGGTCATGGGCTCGGTCAGCACCCAGGTGTTGGCCAGCTGCCAGGTGCCGGTGCTGCTGGTGCGCTGA
- a CDS encoding metallophosphoesterase: MKIQLLSDLHLEVHPQFQPQPAPGADVLVLAGDIGSYQAGSLLADEDFGLARFSPLPPGAGGAGWPTPVLFVPGNHEYDAQDFDAAHARLQAVCQRLGIHWLERQELVLQGVRFIGTTLWSDFDALAQHRGLQRPEQQQAQREKAFRAANYYLRKTGGTRNGLPFLAPEVRAQALQCQDWLRAALAQPFAGPTVVVTHFAPSLASADPRYGLVPGTAGFCNALDALLAQAQLWLHGHLHTAIDYQAQGCRVVANPLGYARKGEQAGFDATQCLSI, encoded by the coding sequence ATGAAGATACAGCTCCTGTCCGATCTGCACCTGGAGGTGCACCCGCAGTTCCAACCCCAGCCGGCGCCGGGCGCCGACGTGCTGGTGCTGGCCGGCGACATCGGCTCCTACCAGGCCGGCTCGCTCCTGGCCGATGAGGACTTTGGCCTGGCGCGCTTCTCGCCGCTGCCGCCGGGCGCCGGCGGTGCCGGCTGGCCGACGCCGGTGCTGTTCGTGCCCGGCAACCACGAGTACGACGCGCAGGACTTCGACGCCGCGCACGCACGCCTGCAGGCCGTGTGCCAGCGCCTGGGCATCCACTGGCTGGAGCGGCAGGAGCTGGTGCTGCAGGGCGTGCGCTTCATCGGCACCACGCTGTGGAGCGACTTTGACGCCCTGGCGCAGCACCGGGGCCTGCAGCGCCCCGAGCAGCAGCAGGCGCAGCGCGAGAAAGCCTTTCGCGCCGCCAACTACTACCTGCGCAAAACCGGCGGCACGCGCAACGGCCTGCCTTTTTTGGCGCCCGAGGTGCGCGCCCAGGCGCTGCAGTGCCAGGACTGGCTGCGCGCCGCCCTGGCCCAGCCCTTTGCCGGGCCGACGGTGGTGGTGACGCACTTTGCCCCCAGCCTGGCCAGCGCCGACCCGCGCTACGGCCTGGTGCCGGGCACGGCCGGCTTTTGCAACGCCCTCGATGCGCTGCTGGCGCAGGCGCAGCTGTGGCTGCACGGCCATCTCCACACCGCCATCGACTACCAGGCCCAGGGTTGCCGTGTGGTGGCCAACCCGCTGGGCTATGCGCGCAAGGGCGAACAGGCGGGCTTTGATGCCACGCAATGCCTGAGCATCTGA
- a CDS encoding MFS transporter, protein MNSPTPDARWREDARTIALVGLAHGSSHFFHLLLPPLFPFLIAEFGYSYAELGLLLTVFFVISGVGQMLAGFIVDRVGARPVLLGALGCFVLAGLAASSASGYTGLVLAAALAGLGNAPFHPADFTILNHRIAPQRLGHGFSVHGISGNLGWALAPVFMAGLTAATGSWRLACLGGALLALAVLLLLWWQRAALDDRQGLPAAQAAAQPAQQDGRPEHPLAFLRLPSVWLCFSFFFWSTCSLSAIQSFAGPALHQLYAVPLAQTALVVTGYMLCGAAGMVLGGFLVVRVQRLEKIIALCLLASAALLLLVGLGGLPGPLVLGLTVLAGAGIGIAGPSRDMLIKRAAPPGATGRVYGTVYSGLDLGFSVAAPVFGALLDAGATAGVFYGAALALVLSVASAALVGLGVAARRATGAAA, encoded by the coding sequence ATGAATTCCCCCACCCCCGATGCCCGTTGGCGTGAGGACGCACGCACCATCGCCCTCGTCGGCCTGGCCCATGGCTCCTCGCACTTCTTTCACCTGCTGCTGCCGCCGCTGTTCCCGTTTTTGATCGCCGAGTTTGGCTACAGCTACGCCGAGCTGGGGCTGCTGCTGACGGTGTTCTTCGTCATCTCCGGCGTCGGCCAGATGCTGGCGGGCTTCATCGTCGATCGCGTCGGTGCGCGCCCGGTGCTGCTGGGTGCCCTGGGCTGCTTCGTGCTCGCCGGCCTGGCCGCCAGCAGCGCCAGCGGCTACACCGGTCTGGTGCTGGCGGCGGCGCTGGCGGGGCTGGGCAACGCGCCGTTCCACCCGGCGGACTTCACCATCTTGAACCACCGCATCGCCCCGCAGCGCCTGGGCCATGGCTTTTCCGTGCACGGCATCTCGGGCAACCTGGGCTGGGCGCTGGCGCCGGTGTTCATGGCCGGGCTCACTGCCGCCACCGGCTCCTGGCGCCTGGCCTGCCTGGGCGGGGCGCTGCTGGCGCTGGCCGTGCTGCTGCTGCTGTGGTGGCAGCGTGCGGCGCTCGACGACCGCCAGGGCCTGCCAGCGGCGCAGGCCGCCGCGCAGCCGGCCCAGCAGGATGGCCGGCCCGAGCACCCGCTGGCGTTTTTGCGCCTGCCCTCGGTCTGGCTGTGCTTTTCGTTTTTCTTCTGGAGCACCTGCTCGCTCAGCGCCATCCAGAGTTTTGCCGGCCCGGCGCTGCACCAGCTGTACGCCGTGCCGCTGGCGCAGACGGCGCTGGTCGTCACCGGCTACATGCTGTGCGGCGCGGCGGGCATGGTGCTGGGTGGGTTTTTGGTGGTGCGTGTGCAGCGGCTGGAAAAAATCATTGCCCTGTGCCTGCTGGCCTCGGCGGCGCTGCTGCTGCTCGTGGGCCTGGGAGGGCTGCCGGGGCCGCTGGTCCTGGGGCTGACGGTGCTCGCCGGCGCCGGCATCGGCATTGCCGGGCCCTCGCGCGACATGCTCATCAAGCGCGCGGCGCCACCCGGGGCCACCGGGCGCGTGTATGGCACGGTGTATTCGGGGCTGGATTTGGGCTTTAGCGTGGCCGCGCCGGTGTTTGGCGCCCTGCTCGATGCCGGTGCGACCGCCGGCGTGTTCTACGGCGCGGCGCTGGCGCTGGTGTTGAGCGTGGCCAGCGCGGCCCTGGTGGGCCTGGGCGTGGCCGCGCGCCGCGCAACCGGGGCGGCGGCATGA
- a CDS encoding alpha/beta hydrolase, translating to MAPGWMLQPLPAPGGAQLLALERAPVLAPLRYRVIAIPGSGCAGMGTFAPRYFAGLQHAQLLVLHKPGVDPWARTPAADCPPDFVQRDALSAWRAAAQQALTAWLAQQPALPTWLLGISEGAELLADLAPQLPHLAGLVLIGASGLDPQEAGALQAARLGQQAAWQALARAQAGEAPDHTVVQGRSLRYWRDLWQWRLAQPLRDGPWPLLQVWGGADALVPEAAYQRFAARTRQRSAPYCALRLAGADHGLQGPAPGQDGLPQVWALLEQAARTQGQIDCP from the coding sequence ATGGCGCCGGGCTGGATGCTGCAGCCGCTGCCCGCGCCCGGCGGCGCGCAGCTGCTGGCCCTTGAACGCGCGCCGGTGCTGGCGCCGCTGCGCTACCGCGTCATTGCCATCCCCGGCTCGGGCTGCGCCGGCATGGGCACTTTTGCGCCGCGCTACTTTGCCGGCCTGCAGCACGCGCAGCTGCTGGTGCTGCACAAGCCCGGCGTCGATCCCTGGGCGCGCACGCCAGCGGCCGACTGCCCGCCGGACTTCGTGCAGCGCGATGCGCTCTCGGCCTGGCGGGCGGCGGCGCAGCAGGCGCTCACCGCCTGGCTGGCGCAGCAGCCAGCGCTGCCGACCTGGCTGCTGGGCATTTCCGAAGGCGCGGAGCTGCTCGCTGACCTGGCGCCGCAGCTGCCGCACCTGGCCGGGCTGGTGTTGATTGGCGCCAGCGGCCTCGATCCGCAAGAAGCCGGCGCCCTGCAGGCCGCGCGCCTGGGCCAGCAGGCGGCCTGGCAGGCGCTGGCGCGGGCCCAGGCCGGGGAGGCGCCGGACCACACCGTCGTGCAAGGGCGCAGCCTGCGCTACTGGCGCGACCTGTGGCAGTGGCGCCTGGCGCAGCCGCTGCGCGATGGCCCCTGGCCGCTGCTGCAGGTGTGGGGCGGGGCCGACGCCCTGGTGCCCGAGGCCGCCTACCAACGTTTTGCCGCCCGCACCCGCCAGCGCAGCGCGCCGTACTGCGCCCTGCGCCTGGCCGGCGCCGACCACGGCCTGCAAGGCCCGGCGCCAGGGCAGGACGGCTTGCCCCAGGTCTGGGCCCTGCTGGAGCAGGCAGCGCGCACACAGGGGCAGATCGACTGCCCTTGA